In a single window of the Leptospira sanjuanensis genome:
- a CDS encoding cyclic nucleotide-binding domain-containing protein, with the protein MSTGIFQIVNFQKGSYIIVEGKKDSPSFFIIREGKVKIGRENPVVGEDPNSVQGPGDFFGVVAAMSQHAQIESAVALTDVSVIEVSYDQFGTLIQRNTPVAMKIIRYFSMKLRQFDQTITRLTFRSAVEEDPNELYNIGENYFNQKNSPHAAYAFQKYLQYLPNGPFATQAKLKLQTMNQPMQAPAIDLTKFNRMYADNEMIFCEHEPGRELYIIQNGKVKITKIVDKNEVLLAVLQNGDIFGEMALLDNKPRSASAIAWGNVQLLAINKANFEGMVKAQPQLATRLITLLSERIWTAYKQLANLMINDPQGRIADTLLTLVEKNRIKIAPKVSYNFEIGTKDLIKMVGLSYPKDENLVLDLLTKNKWIKLDQGKLSCTDLVELEKLVHIYRKKSQMENKLKKRA; encoded by the coding sequence ATGTCCACAGGGATCTTCCAAATCGTTAATTTCCAGAAGGGCTCCTACATTATTGTAGAGGGCAAAAAGGACTCTCCTAGCTTCTTTATTATTCGAGAAGGAAAGGTTAAAATCGGTCGGGAAAACCCCGTTGTCGGTGAAGATCCGAATTCTGTTCAAGGTCCGGGAGACTTTTTCGGCGTCGTTGCGGCGATGAGCCAGCACGCGCAGATCGAGTCTGCAGTGGCACTCACCGACGTTTCGGTGATCGAGGTAAGTTACGATCAGTTCGGAACCCTCATTCAAAGAAATACTCCGGTAGCGATGAAAATCATTCGCTACTTCTCCATGAAACTCCGTCAGTTCGACCAGACGATCACTCGTCTAACTTTCCGTTCCGCGGTGGAAGAAGATCCGAACGAGCTTTACAATATCGGTGAAAACTACTTCAACCAGAAGAACAGCCCGCACGCGGCGTATGCTTTCCAGAAATATCTTCAATATCTTCCGAACGGTCCGTTTGCGACTCAAGCCAAGCTGAAACTGCAAACGATGAACCAGCCTATGCAGGCTCCCGCGATCGATCTCACCAAATTCAACCGTATGTATGCGGACAACGAGATGATCTTTTGCGAGCACGAACCCGGTCGAGAACTGTACATCATTCAAAACGGCAAGGTGAAGATCACCAAGATCGTGGATAAGAACGAGGTATTGCTCGCCGTTCTTCAGAACGGGGATATTTTCGGTGAGATGGCGCTTTTGGACAACAAACCGAGATCCGCTTCCGCCATTGCTTGGGGGAACGTTCAACTTCTCGCGATCAACAAAGCGAACTTCGAGGGAATGGTTAAGGCTCAACCTCAGCTCGCAACCCGTCTGATCACCCTTCTTTCGGAAAGAATTTGGACCGCCTACAAGCAACTCGCGAACTTGATGATCAACGATCCTCAAGGAAGAATCGCGGATACTCTTTTGACTCTCGTCGAAAAGAACCGTATCAAGATCGCCCCGAAAGTTTCGTACAACTTCGAAATCGGCACGAAGGACTTAATCAAAATGGTAGGTCTTTCGTATCCGAAGGATGAAAATCTCGTTCTCGATCTTTTGACCAAAAACAAATGGATCAAACTCGACCAGGGAAAACTCAGTTGCACCGACTTGGTCGAACTCGAAAAACTCGTTCATATCTATAGAAAAAAATCCCAGATGGAAAACAAACTCAAGAAGAGGGCGTAA
- the gmd gene encoding GDP-mannose 4,6-dehydratase translates to MKKALITGITGQDGSYLTEFLLEKGYQVHGIVRRSSMFNRARIEHLRGNSNLVLHYGDLTDSSNLNRILEKVNPDEIYNLAAQSHVGVSFEVPEYTAEADAVGTLRILDAIKQIGVKSRFYQASTSELYGKVQAIPQTEATPFYPRSPYAVAKLYAYWAVVNYREAFGIHASNGILFNHESPRRGEGFVTRKITIGVANLLAKKGGPIQLGNMDAKRDWGYAPDYVEMMWMMLQQPDADDYVVATNETHTVREFVEKSFGCAGVQVRWDGKGDSEKGFDAKSGQLLVEVNPKFYRPTEVDILIGDPAKAKKKLGWEPKVKFEELVKIMTKADCELVGIKL, encoded by the coding sequence ATGAAAAAAGCACTCATAACTGGGATCACCGGACAGGATGGATCCTATCTAACGGAGTTTCTCCTGGAGAAGGGGTATCAAGTTCACGGGATCGTCAGAAGATCCAGCATGTTCAATCGTGCGAGAATCGAACATCTCCGCGGAAACTCCAATCTCGTTCTGCATTATGGTGACTTAACCGATTCGAGTAACTTAAATCGGATTCTGGAAAAAGTGAATCCGGACGAAATCTACAATCTCGCGGCGCAATCGCACGTGGGAGTTTCCTTCGAAGTTCCCGAATATACGGCGGAAGCCGACGCGGTTGGAACACTGAGAATTTTAGACGCGATCAAACAGATCGGAGTCAAAAGCCGTTTTTATCAAGCATCCACATCCGAGTTGTATGGAAAGGTGCAAGCGATTCCGCAAACCGAAGCGACCCCGTTCTATCCGAGATCACCGTATGCGGTGGCAAAACTTTATGCCTATTGGGCGGTCGTAAACTACAGAGAAGCGTTCGGGATCCACGCATCCAACGGAATATTATTCAATCACGAATCACCACGCCGCGGAGAAGGATTCGTAACGAGAAAAATCACAATCGGAGTCGCCAACCTTCTCGCGAAAAAAGGCGGACCGATCCAACTCGGGAACATGGACGCAAAGAGAGATTGGGGATACGCACCGGACTACGTCGAAATGATGTGGATGATGTTGCAACAACCCGACGCGGATGATTACGTCGTCGCTACGAACGAAACTCATACGGTAAGGGAATTCGTGGAGAAGTCATTCGGATGTGCGGGAGTTCAAGTTCGCTGGGACGGAAAAGGCGATTCCGAAAAAGGATTCGACGCGAAGTCCGGTCAGCTTCTTGTGGAAGTGAACCCGAAATTTTACAGACCGACCGAGGTGGACATTCTCATCGGTGATCCTGCAAAAGCGAAGAAAAAGCTGGGCTGGGAACCGAAAGTAAAATTCGAAGAGCTCGTCAAGATCATGACCAAAGCTGATTGCGAATTGGTCGGAATCAAACTTTAA
- a CDS encoding DNA-3-methyladenine glycosylase family protein, producing the protein MPSSDSDSSKNSSGSISAKSRKSRAVKQSSRVLSEPLKNKKNGKSKDSSVSTYAKSEDRDIRLQKATDWLRKQDSITKKLIDGVGPCQLRTIGTPYQVLIKSVLGQQLSTKVALTFERRLIALAGGKKLPSPEQILEIPNTAMRKIGVSQAKTETIKRVAESYSTKEITDAKLRKLEDSNVLDLLCSLKGVGPWTAEMVLIFALDRWDHFSINDLILRKSVEKHYGISKDNKKEIIHSLKKYSPYRTILSWYLWADVDGGEGW; encoded by the coding sequence ATGCCCTCCTCCGATTCCGATTCTTCGAAAAATTCCTCCGGTTCGATTTCCGCAAAGTCCCGAAAGTCCCGCGCCGTCAAACAATCTTCGCGTGTTTTGTCGGAACCTTTAAAGAATAAAAAGAACGGCAAGTCGAAAGATTCTTCTGTTTCGACTTACGCAAAATCGGAGGACAGAGACATTCGGCTTCAAAAAGCGACCGATTGGCTTCGTAAACAAGATTCGATCACGAAGAAGCTGATCGACGGCGTCGGGCCATGTCAACTTAGAACGATCGGAACTCCGTATCAAGTTTTGATCAAATCCGTCTTAGGACAACAGCTATCGACCAAGGTGGCTCTTACGTTCGAACGCCGTCTGATCGCGCTTGCGGGAGGAAAGAAACTTCCTTCCCCCGAGCAGATATTAGAAATTCCGAATACGGCTATGAGAAAGATCGGAGTTTCTCAGGCAAAAACCGAAACAATCAAACGGGTCGCCGAATCTTATTCCACCAAGGAAATCACGGATGCAAAACTTCGTAAATTAGAAGATTCGAATGTGTTGGATCTGCTTTGTTCCTTGAAGGGCGTCGGACCTTGGACTGCCGAGATGGTATTGATCTTCGCTTTGGATCGTTGGGATCACTTTTCGATCAACGATTTGATTCTGCGTAAATCCGTGGAAAAACACTACGGAATTTCAAAGGACAATAAAAAAGAAATCATTCACTCTCTGAAGAAATATTCTCCGTATCGAACGATTCTTTCGTGGTATCTTTGGGCCGATGTGGACGGCGGAGAGGGCTGGTAG
- a CDS encoding STAS domain-containing protein — MEIKTKKIGKHTLVALNGRLDIGHSDEVEAKLLDDVQSGQGDILINLENISYISSSGIRIFVGMVRELEKQGRKLKLCCITPPVKKVFDVVELLDLFEVYETESSALDSLT; from the coding sequence TTGGAAATCAAAACGAAAAAGATCGGTAAGCACACTCTGGTTGCGCTCAACGGTAGACTGGATATCGGACATTCAGACGAAGTCGAAGCGAAACTACTGGACGATGTTCAATCCGGACAGGGTGATATCTTGATCAACCTGGAAAACATTTCTTACATTTCATCCTCCGGGATTCGTATCTTCGTAGGTATGGTCCGGGAATTGGAAAAGCAGGGAAGAAAGTTGAAACTTTGTTGTATCACTCCTCCCGTAAAAAAAGTATTCGATGTGGTCGAACTCTTAGATCTGTTTGAAGTGTACGAAACAGAAAGTTCCGCTCTCGATTCGTTAACCTAA
- a CDS encoding MATE family efflux transporter, with translation MRTLHHLAHTFYRNIRPSLLNSMILKLAVPVVFGMLSQTVVWVTDTMMVGRLGKNSIAAIGIGGIAHFTVLAFLMGFAMGIQVIIARRFGEKNDSEIGRIGVTTLYIVFVFGGLLSIGGAYGSDWLMKLLNKDEIVRGLSSDYLYFRFLGTVFFFLLFTTRAFTDGLGITTAGLASMIITCFANIFLNWVLIYGNLGFEAMGVKGAAIASSLAGGAGLIAFPFYFYSKSLGKYFAGVSWGFSWDHFREILKASTAPALAELLNNVSFMIFIEFATVVGTTALAVTNMLFSTLSLSFLPGYAFGIAATTILGQALGAGKPKLAYHGAFRSAFFAACVMGSMGLIFILWGKEMLSFYTKDEELIQEAYSPLVILGVIQIVDAYHMVIACALRGAGLQDFVFRAYTAASYLVFLPSAYFMGIYLKMGSTGLWSGIVAWVGVLAFVFVVRFRRKDWVHSRV, from the coding sequence GTGAGAACTCTTCATCATTTAGCTCATACTTTTTACAGAAACATTCGCCCGAGTCTTTTGAACTCGATGATCTTAAAACTTGCTGTGCCCGTCGTGTTCGGGATGCTCAGTCAAACCGTGGTTTGGGTGACCGATACGATGATGGTCGGAAGGCTCGGAAAAAATTCGATCGCCGCGATCGGGATCGGAGGAATCGCGCACTTTACGGTGCTTGCGTTTCTTATGGGATTTGCGATGGGGATTCAGGTCATCATCGCGAGACGATTCGGAGAAAAGAACGATTCCGAAATCGGAAGGATCGGAGTTACGACCTTATATATCGTTTTCGTATTCGGAGGACTTTTGTCGATCGGCGGCGCGTACGGCAGCGATTGGTTGATGAAGTTGCTCAATAAGGATGAGATTGTCCGAGGTTTGTCGAGCGATTACCTTTATTTTCGTTTTCTCGGAACCGTATTCTTCTTTTTACTGTTTACGACAAGAGCGTTTACGGACGGGCTGGGGATCACGACCGCCGGACTTGCCTCCATGATTATAACATGTTTTGCGAATATATTCTTAAACTGGGTGTTGATCTACGGGAATCTAGGATTCGAAGCGATGGGAGTCAAAGGTGCGGCAATCGCTTCTTCCTTGGCGGGAGGAGCGGGTCTGATCGCGTTTCCGTTTTACTTCTACTCGAAAAGTCTCGGAAAATATTTTGCGGGCGTATCTTGGGGTTTTAGTTGGGATCATTTCCGCGAAATTTTAAAAGCGAGCACCGCACCCGCGCTTGCGGAACTTCTCAACAACGTTTCCTTTATGATCTTTATCGAGTTTGCGACCGTAGTGGGAACGACTGCATTAGCGGTTACGAATATGCTTTTTAGCACGTTGAGTTTATCGTTTCTTCCGGGTTATGCGTTCGGAATCGCGGCGACTACGATTTTGGGTCAGGCCTTAGGAGCGGGAAAACCGAAACTCGCGTATCACGGAGCGTTTCGTTCCGCGTTCTTTGCCGCGTGTGTGATGGGAAGCATGGGATTGATTTTTATTCTCTGGGGAAAGGAAATGTTATCCTTTTATACCAAAGATGAGGAACTGATTCAGGAAGCTTATTCTCCGCTGGTGATCTTAGGAGTCATTCAGATCGTGGACGCGTATCATATGGTGATTGCCTGTGCGCTTCGAGGTGCGGGATTGCAGGACTTCGTGTTTCGTGCGTATACGGCCGCTTCTTATCTGGTGTTTTTACCTTCCGCGTACTTTATGGGAATTTATCTCAAAATGGGATCGACCGGATTGTGGTCGGGAATCGTGGCTTGGGTTGGTGTTCTTGCGTTCGTATTCGTGGTTCGATTTCGCAGAAAGGATTGGGTTCACAGCCGGGTTTAA
- a CDS encoding SGNH/GDSL hydrolase family protein, with translation MKSSGFRNILPISNILFFLFCACVGKEQDQQGLSSLLPLAGQLLKVGIIGDSLSQRSDGFGLREKLGTRFTVTDYAVSGRNVPGWIQSIGTALTEPQDVLIVELGTNDVSGYPTDQFPANYEALLSRIHERSNAAVLVTVLPPTISPGYRTNILQINSYLRSLSSRYAIADMETVFLETEKTIPLYPQIDPIHPNPAGYDLMGTVYADAIRKFFVR, from the coding sequence ATGAAATCTTCCGGATTTCGAAACATTCTTCCGATTTCGAATATTCTATTTTTCTTATTTTGTGCGTGTGTCGGAAAGGAACAGGATCAACAAGGACTTTCTTCCCTTTTGCCGTTGGCGGGGCAGCTTTTGAAAGTGGGAATCATCGGAGATTCTCTTTCCCAAAGATCCGACGGGTTCGGTTTAAGGGAGAAATTGGGAACCCGGTTTACGGTCACGGATTACGCCGTTTCCGGTCGAAATGTTCCCGGATGGATTCAATCCATCGGAACCGCCTTAACGGAACCGCAGGACGTTTTGATCGTGGAACTCGGAACGAACGACGTTTCCGGTTATCCCACGGATCAATTCCCGGCGAACTACGAAGCTCTTTTGAGTCGGATTCATGAGCGGAGCAACGCCGCCGTTTTGGTGACAGTTTTACCGCCTACGATTTCACCGGGATACAGAACGAATATTCTTCAGATCAATTCCTACTTAAGAAGTCTGAGCTCGCGATACGCGATCGCGGATATGGAAACCGTTTTTTTAGAAACGGAAAAGACGATTCCCTTGTATCCGCAGATCGACCCGATTCATCCGAATCCGGCGGGTTACGATCTGATGGGAACCGTCTATGCGGACGCGATCCGGAAATTTTTCGTTCGATAA
- a CDS encoding ArnT family glycosyltransferase, which yields MSRNSLASISAKATPWALLVLFLTFFIWIPSNDRLEFPPVWPDEVLFFSPSQDFAAFGTLRTHVLEGLIPGMEEITLWMPPLYFLTGGTWMKFVFPGIVGLRLFTLVTAAVSILIFYGILKRIGFSALSALFSCLLLGTDLLFLRVGMMARMEMLCLLFALTSLFFLIRTALDERTEVVHWAEALSSGIFLGLSFLSHPFGSVFGIPALYLLWKRKSLLAPLFWIGGLIPLAVWIVWLFPHWNLFLFQFGLQFGRKKELFSVFSILTKIKILIGGYENPGVRILFYIFLLAGIGINRRLLKEKKERFLFLAVWILGTLIFLFLSTEFYYVMYLTIPLSALGGILLEESDRKRVIYAGSGLLFCNLIVLFLAYRKVGFVNPEFDLGKKFSEEIGAELKYSKKVYLQAIPDPYFYLREKYPNQQILEFIPGELPMPSELFSGTLDSIDTFVFSEGTKRNETVENYLKENASSFYKRNVSVSPSTTRKLVRAQAEIYLRKKK from the coding sequence ATGTCCCGGAACTCACTCGCTTCCATCTCTGCAAAAGCAACCCCTTGGGCTCTTTTGGTCCTTTTCCTTACTTTTTTCATCTGGATTCCCTCCAACGATCGACTCGAGTTTCCGCCGGTTTGGCCGGACGAGGTGCTTTTCTTTTCCCCTTCTCAGGACTTTGCCGCATTCGGAACGTTACGAACGCATGTGCTGGAAGGTTTGATTCCAGGAATGGAGGAAATCACTTTATGGATGCCTCCGCTCTATTTTTTAACCGGTGGAACTTGGATGAAATTCGTTTTTCCGGGAATCGTAGGGCTTCGACTTTTTACTCTTGTCACCGCAGCGGTTTCCATTCTGATCTTTTACGGAATTTTAAAACGAATCGGATTTTCCGCGTTATCCGCTTTGTTCTCCTGTTTGCTGCTCGGAACGGATTTATTGTTTTTACGCGTCGGTATGATGGCGAGAATGGAGATGCTTTGTCTCCTGTTCGCATTAACAAGTTTGTTCTTTTTGATTCGCACGGCGCTCGACGAACGAACCGAAGTCGTACATTGGGCGGAAGCGTTGTCGTCCGGAATATTTTTGGGTCTTTCCTTTCTTTCCCATCCGTTCGGTTCCGTCTTCGGAATTCCGGCCTTGTATCTTCTCTGGAAAAGAAAGTCGTTGCTCGCTCCTTTATTCTGGATCGGTGGATTGATTCCTCTTGCGGTTTGGATCGTTTGGTTGTTTCCGCACTGGAACTTATTTCTGTTTCAATTCGGACTTCAGTTCGGAAGAAAGAAGGAATTATTTTCCGTATTTTCGATTTTAACCAAGATCAAAATTCTGATCGGAGGTTATGAAAATCCCGGAGTCAGAATTCTTTTTTATATTTTTCTTTTGGCCGGAATCGGAATCAACCGCAGACTTTTAAAGGAAAAGAAGGAACGTTTTCTTTTTCTCGCGGTTTGGATTTTGGGGACGCTCATCTTTCTCTTTTTATCCACGGAATTCTATTACGTGATGTATTTGACGATTCCGCTTTCTGCGTTAGGCGGAATTCTACTGGAAGAATCGGACCGCAAGCGCGTGATCTACGCGGGTTCCGGGCTTTTGTTCTGCAATTTGATCGTTTTGTTTTTGGCGTATCGAAAGGTCGGTTTTGTAAATCCGGAGTTCGATCTTGGAAAGAAATTTTCCGAGGAAATCGGAGCGGAACTCAAGTATTCCAAAAAGGTTTATTTACAGGCGATTCCCGATCCGTATTTTTATCTGCGCGAAAAATATCCGAACCAGCAGATTCTGGAATTCATACCGGGAGAACTTCCCATGCCTTCGGAACTGTTTTCCGGAACCCTAGATTCGATCGATACGTTCGTATTCAGCGAAGGCACGAAACGAAATGAAACGGTCGAGAATTATCTGAAGGAGAACGCTTCTTCCTTTTACAAAAGGAACGTGTCCGTATCGCCTTCGACCACCCGGAAGCTCGTGCGTGCTCAGGCGGAAATTTATCTTCGGAAGAAGAAATGA
- a CDS encoding tetratricopeptide repeat protein, with product MQAKRFFLFPIVLFLLWITLSGSLLSEASPLQETQAENLLRIAEEAYKDRKFHKSIEEIKSFLILYPSSKFKNKAYQVLKNNYSRLGRPEKVLEINLQQYSQEPTSSQGLNAFFEAGKLYLEIGEENKARDVFKSICTQSFSRELAEKAALELSEWEILSGSKTEMSECGEK from the coding sequence TTGCAGGCAAAAAGATTCTTCCTCTTTCCGATTGTTTTGTTCTTACTATGGATTACGCTTTCCGGTTCTTTGTTGTCGGAGGCGAGTCCCCTTCAAGAAACCCAGGCAGAAAACCTATTACGAATCGCGGAAGAAGCCTACAAGGACCGCAAGTTCCATAAGTCGATCGAAGAAATCAAAAGTTTTCTGATTCTTTATCCTTCGAGCAAGTTTAAGAATAAGGCGTATCAAGTCTTAAAGAACAATTACTCGAGACTCGGCCGTCCGGAAAAGGTTCTGGAAATCAATCTGCAGCAATATTCTCAAGAACCCACTTCTTCCCAGGGTTTGAACGCGTTTTTCGAAGCCGGTAAACTCTATCTTGAAATCGGGGAAGAAAACAAGGCACGGGACGTCTTTAAATCCATTTGCACCCAGTCTTTTTCCCGAGAACTCGCCGAAAAAGCCGCTCTGGAACTCTCCGAATGGGAGATTTTAAGCGGTTCCAAGACGGAAATGTCGGAATGCGGAGAAAAGTAG
- a CDS encoding site-specific integrase — MPLEKENSETQDFKNVLTNEEIRKLIDAARNYPDHYVWIRFLFLFGLKPEELVSIRCSDVNLETRILRIRGFGPRGDRLLDVPLCLFKDFYAITKGKKPEEFLFRGRNGKLHHKTIQKLLQKLKRKTGIEVNIPKIRRTIAVRMEASGVSIRFITNFLGFKTRRATYKLIGKNSKSEPVKIFPLDEILEIGA; from the coding sequence ATGCCTTTAGAAAAAGAAAATTCGGAAACTCAAGATTTTAAAAACGTACTTACCAATGAGGAAATACGGAAACTGATCGATGCCGCCCGGAACTATCCGGATCACTACGTCTGGATTCGATTTTTGTTTTTGTTCGGTTTAAAACCGGAGGAACTCGTTTCGATCCGTTGTTCGGACGTGAACTTGGAAACGAGAATATTACGAATTCGTGGATTCGGACCGAGAGGAGATAGACTTTTAGACGTTCCTCTTTGTTTGTTCAAAGACTTTTATGCGATAACAAAGGGCAAAAAACCGGAAGAATTCTTATTCCGAGGAAGAAACGGCAAGTTGCATCACAAGACGATTCAGAAACTTCTTCAAAAATTAAAACGAAAAACGGGAATCGAAGTCAACATTCCTAAAATAAGAAGAACAATCGCCGTAAGAATGGAAGCATCGGGTGTATCAATCCGATTTATCACAAACTTTCTGGGATTTAAAACAAGACGCGCGACCTATAAGTTGATCGGGAAAAATTCCAAGTCCGAACCTGTAAAAATATTTCCATTGGATGAAATTCTAGAGATCGGGGCTTAA
- a CDS encoding LIC10235 family protein — protein sequence MKPKKISNDDLESLVTGVKTQSLEAVGNYLYKGFRIQVSKYNLSGAERVQLLYQRRRNNGLCIVCGTKVSKKNPSSGKLYRLCEHHRKTIDKKK from the coding sequence ATGAAACCGAAAAAAATCTCGAACGACGATCTTGAGTCCCTGGTAACAGGCGTTAAAACACAATCCCTTGAAGCGGTGGGAAATTATCTATATAAAGGATTCAGAATACAGGTTAGTAAATATAATCTGTCAGGCGCTGAAAGAGTTCAACTTTTATATCAAAGAAGAAGAAACAACGGCCTTTGTATCGTATGCGGAACGAAAGTCTCCAAAAAGAACCCTTCCTCCGGCAAACTCTACAGACTTTGCGAACACCATCGCAAGACAATCGACAAGAAAAAGTAA
- a CDS encoding amidohydrolase family protein produces the protein MKRYADLHNHLYGSITSEFLYEMGKSNPSPRWEIFTNSYQQCFGKKISTETFFEDYKNPEDFRKLYQFNHKGPFPEFQAKFNLIIALSKFNPEEVALVATRVVLDQFSQGVVYGEYRIMYSPLDTEQGIYDKTLAACEGLARAEQETNGQAIGRLAVSLHREGDVFREYSLLKGFMEKNSLIAEYLTGLDFCYIEEGFPPKHKRKFFEEVNKDNRAETDKALAILYHVGESFQDKSILSACRWVLESAEWGAHRLGHAIALGLHPSEKKNVPILESKEERLDQLRFYYDRREELDSFLELPSREKIGNEIDALKHKETVSLQFDSSYSEECLGFQNYCMSKINTTNAVIESCPSSNEYIGMVSNPESHPILRFAKNQMKFTISTDDPGIFGTTIDEEYSKAAKIGLDEETLEAVRQNSFLYTSEILSGRKSAF, from the coding sequence ATGAAACGATACGCGGATCTTCACAATCATCTCTACGGTTCGATCACTTCCGAATTTCTGTACGAAATGGGAAAGTCCAACCCTTCCCCGCGTTGGGAAATTTTTACGAATTCATATCAACAATGTTTCGGTAAAAAGATTTCAACGGAAACCTTCTTTGAGGATTACAAAAACCCGGAGGATTTCCGCAAACTCTATCAATTCAATCACAAAGGACCGTTTCCCGAATTTCAGGCCAAGTTCAATCTCATCATCGCGCTTTCCAAATTCAATCCGGAAGAAGTCGCGTTAGTCGCCACACGAGTCGTTCTAGATCAATTTTCCCAGGGAGTCGTCTACGGAGAATATAGAATCATGTATTCTCCCTTGGATACGGAACAGGGAATCTACGACAAGACCCTCGCTGCCTGCGAAGGTTTGGCCCGCGCCGAGCAGGAAACGAACGGCCAAGCGATCGGACGGCTCGCCGTTTCTCTTCATCGGGAAGGAGACGTCTTTCGGGAATATTCTCTCTTAAAAGGGTTCATGGAAAAAAATTCCCTCATCGCGGAATATCTAACCGGATTAGATTTTTGTTATATTGAGGAAGGTTTCCCGCCCAAGCACAAACGAAAGTTTTTCGAGGAAGTCAACAAAGACAATCGAGCCGAAACGGACAAAGCGCTCGCGATTCTGTATCACGTGGGGGAAAGTTTTCAGGATAAGTCCATTCTTTCCGCGTGCCGCTGGGTTTTGGAATCCGCGGAATGGGGAGCACATCGTCTCGGTCACGCGATCGCGCTCGGGCTTCATCCTTCCGAAAAAAAGAACGTTCCGATTCTTGAGTCGAAAGAGGAAAGACTCGATCAACTCCGATTCTATTACGATCGAAGGGAAGAACTGGATTCTTTCTTGGAACTTCCTTCGAGAGAAAAGATCGGAAATGAAATCGACGCTCTCAAACATAAGGAAACCGTCTCCTTGCAATTCGATTCTTCTTATTCCGAAGAATGTCTCGGCTTTCAAAATTATTGTATGTCGAAAATAAATACGACGAACGCGGTCATCGAAAGCTGTCCGAGTTCGAACGAATACATCGGAATGGTTTCCAATCCGGAGTCGCATCCGATTCTCCGCTTTGCTAAGAATCAAATGAAATTCACGATCTCCACGGACGATCCCGGAATCTTCGGAACCACGATCGATGAGGAATATTCCAAGGCCGCAAAGATCGGTCTCGACGAGGAAACGCTCGAAGCCGTGAGACAGAATTCGTTTCTTTATACTTCCGAAATTCTCAGCGGAAGAAAATCGGCGTTTTAA